A part of Olleya sp. Bg11-27 genomic DNA contains:
- a CDS encoding CHAT domain-containing protein: MKLLISLILLYFSFNSVEIKKNNSDCNKSKSLAQNKRYQEAINNTLQTCDLSHVENLSFIAKCYNNLNDYYKEIDYLERVIYINNKNKKCENLVSNYLDIAKAYRNLNTKQSITKSISFIKEALEIEKSFSLTDKIKYSLCNNIGNYYKALSNFNYAIKYYKKAIIIAKKLNDSKKISKTYSNISTINININASSKQLKTAQNTIKTALSYDSISFPDIYTNLGIVNYLLSDYKTAIKNHNRAIEILTKTKNGDLINLNDVKKCKNKKLLLNTLFEKTYALIKLKDKKYLTKGLNIIKLADKIFDLLFIETKTEKTKLHWRKRAYHFYYLGIHISHEINDIGSAFYFSEKSKALLLLNEITFNSKPILPDSIKTRETLLKKTIYLLENQINILKNEALIKAKKDLFETQVTLKLLTDSLEANYPTYKNSKNNRNQILSLRALQNTIKEKNTCIISYLWDKTENQFNVLYGIAITQDKTILFKINNLKLFHRKITDFKKFIKKPISSLKEKTEFENIAKSLYNDLLPEEITPLLVNNKLLIIPDSDLQSIPFEALLTKNNDYLIKNHEISYAYSATHLLKNNRIKRNPKNTFISFAPINFNYDNLKNLPHSKSEVETIANLFSGESRNNEYATKNSFLKSINNYKIVHLSTHSDTNDSIPPWIAFKNTKLQLNELYTTKNQADLVFLSSCKSSLGESNQGEGVFSLARGFFYSGANSVISSLWNVNDKSNSEITVSFYKYIKKGKSKNAALRQAKLDYLNTHSLSQISPYYWSSLILIGDDSPIKTPSKLLNYKLISVFFTLLLVFILKKSIITGNK, from the coding sequence GTGAAATTGCTTATTTCGTTAATCCTCCTTTACTTTTCATTCAATAGCGTCGAAATCAAAAAAAACAATAGCGATTGTAACAAATCCAAGTCACTAGCGCAAAACAAACGGTATCAAGAAGCTATAAATAACACATTGCAAACATGTGATTTATCACATGTTGAAAATCTGAGTTTTATAGCCAAATGTTATAACAATTTAAATGACTACTACAAAGAAATAGACTACTTAGAAAGAGTAATTTATATAAATAACAAGAATAAAAAATGCGAAAACCTTGTTTCAAACTATCTAGATATAGCGAAAGCATATAGGAACCTAAACACTAAACAAAGTATAACCAAGAGTATTAGTTTTATAAAAGAAGCTTTAGAAATAGAAAAAAGTTTCAGTCTTACCGATAAAATAAAGTATTCGCTTTGTAATAATATCGGCAATTATTACAAAGCGTTATCTAATTTTAATTATGCTATAAAATATTACAAAAAAGCTATTATTATTGCAAAAAAGCTAAATGACTCAAAAAAAATATCAAAAACTTATTCAAATATTTCTACAATAAACATAAACATAAATGCATCTTCAAAACAATTAAAAACAGCTCAAAACACTATTAAAACAGCACTTAGTTATGACTCCATTTCATTCCCCGATATATACACAAATTTAGGCATAGTAAACTATCTATTAAGTGATTATAAAACAGCTATTAAAAATCACAATAGAGCTATTGAAATTTTAACAAAAACAAAAAATGGTGATCTTATAAATTTAAATGATGTCAAAAAGTGCAAGAATAAAAAGCTCCTATTAAACACTTTATTTGAAAAAACTTATGCTTTAATTAAATTAAAAGACAAAAAGTATTTAACAAAAGGATTAAACATTATAAAATTAGCCGACAAAATTTTTGATTTACTCTTTATAGAAACAAAAACGGAAAAAACAAAATTACATTGGAGAAAAAGAGCATATCATTTTTATTATTTAGGGATACATATTAGTCATGAAATAAATGATATTGGATCTGCTTTCTATTTTTCTGAAAAAAGTAAAGCCTTGCTTTTACTAAATGAAATAACATTTAATAGCAAACCTATACTACCTGATAGTATAAAAACAAGAGAAACTCTTCTAAAAAAGACTATCTACTTACTCGAGAATCAAATAAATATATTAAAAAACGAAGCCCTAATTAAAGCAAAAAAGGACTTATTTGAAACGCAAGTTACTTTAAAATTATTAACTGACTCTCTAGAAGCAAACTATCCTACATATAAAAACTCAAAAAACAATCGAAATCAAATCCTCTCATTGAGAGCATTACAAAACACAATAAAAGAAAAAAACACTTGTATAATCTCCTATTTATGGGATAAGACAGAAAATCAATTTAATGTTTTATACGGTATTGCTATTACCCAAGATAAGACTATTTTATTCAAAATAAATAATCTTAAACTATTTCATAGAAAAATAACCGACTTTAAAAAATTTATAAAAAAACCAATATCAAGCTTAAAAGAAAAAACTGAATTTGAAAACATAGCAAAATCATTGTACAACGACTTATTACCCGAAGAAATAACACCACTTTTAGTCAATAATAAATTGTTAATTATTCCTGACAGCGACTTACAAAGTATTCCCTTTGAGGCTTTATTGACTAAAAATAACGACTACTTAATAAAAAACCATGAAATAAGCTATGCCTATTCAGCCACTCACTTACTAAAGAACAATAGAATAAAAAGAAATCCTAAAAATACTTTTATCAGTTTTGCTCCAATTAATTTTAACTACGATAATCTTAAAAATTTACCACACAGTAAATCTGAAGTTGAAACTATAGCTAATTTATTTTCCGGAGAATCAAGAAATAATGAATACGCAACGAAAAATAGTTTTCTAAAAAGCATAAACAACTATAAAATAGTACACTTATCTACCCATTCGGACACAAACGATTCAATACCCCCTTGGATAGCATTCAAAAACACAAAACTACAACTTAACGAACTATACACAACAAAAAACCAGGCTGATTTAGTATTCTTAAGTTCTTGCAAAAGCTCTTTAGGAGAATCAAACCAAGGAGAAGGCGTTTTTAGTCTTGCAAGAGGCTTTTTCTATTCAGGTGCTAATAGTGTTATTTCCTCCTTGTGGAATGTTAATGATAAATCCAATTCAGAAATAACAGTGTCTTTCTATAAATACATAAAAAAAGGCAAGTCTAAAAACGCTGCCTTAAGACAAGCTAAATTAGATTACTTAAACACACATAGTTTAAGCCAAATATCTCCTTATTATTGGTCGTCTTTAATTTTAATAGGTGATGATTCTCCAATAAAAACACCTAGTAAACTACTAAACTACAAACTTATAAGTGTTTTCTTTACTTTATTATTAGTCTTTATATTAAAAAAATCAATAATAACGGGTAACAAATAG